CTTTTTGGTATTTACTGCATGACCACATCTAGACACTGATTGCCGTAAAAGGATACAGGCATGATAACATGAAGCTGTGGACATCATTTTGCTGCCttgaatttttttcaatttgcaaTTCATACTCATAATATTTTGGAATCTTTTAgttaacaaaaattataaagtttggAATCTTTGACCAAGTAGTAAATTTAATTGGCTTCttgttttctcttatataaTTCCTGTGTATTTGGCTTACACCTTTTTATTGATTCAATAAAGCTttattcttacaaaaaatattaatcgTCTTCTTCGATCTAGAACTAACTTGTCCAGGACCCATTTAGagatttagttttttttgtaGGGCTATACAGAAACTGAAGCGTCCGACCGTCACAGATGTAGACCGGCCGCTAGAGTTTGGAACCAGTAGAGAACCGGTTGGCCATGGGTATAAATTTAATGAAACCAAAACTGGCCAGTTCGGTCCCGGTTTGAACCAAGCCCAAATTGCCGAACCGGATGATAATATGTATTATACATAACTCTTATGTAAAATGGTGTTGTTTTACAGTGTGAGTGAAACGGCATCATTTTACACCTACTGTTtacacacaaaaaataaaaaataaaaaatgaaacgaTGTCGTTTGACTTTAGGGTTTAATACCCTCGTGTCCCCCCTCACATCccctctccttcttcttctcctccctcGCGTTGTTTGGCTTTACGGTTCTCGGACTCTCTCTCACCTTCCTCACGCATAGTTTCAAGCCTCTTTGCCTCTcaaattagtatttattataATGTATCTCGATATCTATAGTTTCAAGCCTCTTTGCCTCTCAAAATAGTGCAAATATGATTAAAATGGGATAGTTAAGATATGTTGCAATAAAGGGCGAGCAAGGTGTTAATTGTGGTACATTGGATTGTAACAAGAGATGATAAATTAAGGACTCGATTAAAGAGGATCAATGGGTTAAATGAAGAGACAGATGACCGGTGACAAATAATTTCCCTTCATAACCATGACTGTAGAACTCTCAACAAGTCTAACAATAGTCAGGGAATTAATTTGAGCTATGGTCAGGGaattaaatattctaaacaATGACTGTAGAACTCTCAACAAGTCAAACAATAGTAAACATAACCATGTTATTGGATTCCAACCAAACTCCTATTAATACAGACAAAAGCCAAAGCCTCATATAACAAAGAcaccaaatataaaaaataaaaaaaaaagaaacaatgtGAAAGCTAACGAGGATCTAGCTCAGAAATTGAGACATTATTTATTGATGCTTGGACATGGCCGTTTCTAGCTTGTTCTGAACATTCAGACGGCATGCCCATAAGAAATGGAGGTCTTCCGGGTACTGCTAAAGTAATAGAGTGGCTATTAAGCATGAGAAGGACTGAAGCTGCTGTTTGTCTATCAGCAATATTTTCTTGAACACAGAGTAACCCAATATGGATGCATCTCATTAAGTGAACAGTTGAATTAACCCTCATTGTGGGGTCTACCAGATTTAAAGGTGTCCCCTTCCTCCACATTTTCCATGCCTACAAATtaagataatttaatttgagaatatattattttattttgccaaTATCATATGCATGATTAGTTGTCACCAACTGAGATGGAAATAAAGGTTTACAAGGAGAATTGTACATACATAGCCTATAAGGACTTCTCCAAATTGCTCACTGGGGAAAGAACTGTTGCTTTGCCCACACACTATCTCCAAAAGTAACAcaccaaaactaaaaatatcagACTTTGTGGAAAAGTTGCCGTGCATAGCATACTCTGGAGGCATATATCCACTACATTTGGACAAAAATAGTATTAGTATTGTTTGAATGATAACATGCACtataatacttatatatatagatgatgatgCAATGTTATGGTTAATTGTCTCTAGTCCAAATCTATGTACTTACTAGGTTCCAATGATTCTCTTTGTATTGCCTTGAGTTTGATCTAACAATCTTGCTGTGCCAAAATCAGAAATTTTCGGATTCATATGCTCATCTAACAAAATATTGCTGGCTTTGAGATCTCAATGAATAATACGTAGCTGAGAATCTTCGTGAAGATAAACGAGCCCTCGGGCAATGCCCTCTATAATTTTGTAGCGCCTTTCCCAATCCAATTGGATACGCTTCGTTGGATCTTCATGTTATGCAACAATTGATTTTGTTAAACAAATACATGTCGaacacaaacaaaataaataaataaagttgagTAGATCAACCTTAAAGTGAAGGGCATAGGTGTAACCTTACCAAATATGAATCGATCCAGGCTTGCATTAGGAACAAACTCATAGATTAGAagcctttcctttccttccaaACAGAATCCTAAGAGTCTTACCAAATTTCGATGTTGAAGCCTCGCTACTAAGAGAACTTAATTCCCAAACTCTTTATCTCGGCCTTATCTGGAATCTATAGATGGCCTTTTTACAGCTATTTCTTGTCCATTTTCTAGTATACcctgtaaaatgaaaaattttcatgatGTAGAATATATACAATACTCTATAACGCAAAGAATTGAATTTAAACTCCAATGGCAAAGAATTCTTAGATGCTTTTCATCTCAGTAATGTCATCACCTTGTAAACAGCACCAAATCCACCTTCTCCAAGTTTATTTTCATCAGAAAAGTTATCTGTAGCCATTGTAATTGTGCGCCAAAGTCGAACCGCAATGATTCCACAGTACTCATGTCATGCGTTGCTTCACATAAGGAACAAGATAATACATTGAAATGTTATTCTTCATTGCCAGTCAttcaattaatataatgtgCATATATAGTAGTAAGAAATCTGGATggatcaattttattaaaagtctCCCAAAACACTCAATTTTTCAGCTTGTTAACttgatttcaaaaaaatatccaTTTAATTTGTAAAGTCCCAAGCAAGACCTAAGTTACATCTGGGCTCAAATTCTAGAAGGACTAGTGAATGGCGTGATTGGGATTATTGAACTTACTTTTAACTTTCTCTCCTGTTTTCTTGATCACCCTTGAATAGAAGATGAAGATTCCGATTATAATCAGTACTAGAGAACCAATAGCTGACACAACTATAGCGATTGTAGTTCGAGATGGGTTACCTTCCTTTCCTGCAAACACCAGAAGTTTGCTTTCAATAAAACATTCGAGATTCTGGAAATAAGCATATCTAAACTTCTAGTGTATATTGATCACATAAAATATGGGGTAAAACCAAATTAcctaaatacaaaattaaatacatatatatatatatattagctgtGTAACAATACAAAATCATTGATAGTAGTCcacttatcttattttatttgatctacAGGTTATAACTTTTCATCAAGCAGTTCGTTGTGGTTTACGCCAAATGGCACAGGTGCAATCTATTCAACTTGAGTTTCCACTTGTGATTAAATTAAGATCCCCATAATTAAGAATTAACATAACGCGCCAAGCATAAGAGTCATGATTAACAGAACTTTGGAAAGAATGATTAGACTATAAAATATATTCGATATTTGATACCAagaatagaaatgatatttacactTTTCGAGTGTTCGTACTCTATTTGAAAAAGGTTAACAAATTtggaattcacataaaaaaaattattttttaaacggTGGCCCTTTTTTTGGAAGGGAATATGCAGGAGACCCAACTATAATGTATTTGCAATATTTTCTACCGCGTTTAGTAGGTTTCAAAGGTGGTCTCGCACCCTTTCCAGGTGCTAGCTAGAACAAGTAAGCcgtaacaacaaaaataaagtaatttCTGTTTTCTAAGATGATCAACTAATCCCGTGGAATGAACATCTCTTTATAGTATGATCCAAAGTTCCTAATAATTCAACGAGTTACCCATCCTCCGTTTCCTGAAGTTTCTTTTTGATGCTGTATGAAAAAACCCGGATCAAATCCTGCATTTACAAGCCTTAAGTTCTTCTGTGTATGGGAACGTTATGATAGGAGTACTAAACTTGTTAGGCGCAGTCTTTGGAAAAACAtcacaaaaagaaaggaagatatCATGTACTTCTGTCAATCATGAACGTAGTATTAGACCATACCTTCTGTTGGAGGGGATGATGGCGGCAGTAGCGACGGCGGTGGTGCCTCAGCTATGGGGTCGTAGAAAGTATAAGTCTCATACCTTAAATCACAGCTGGGTGATATATATCTCCCTCCCTGCTTTCCATAACAGCATGAAAATACCTCTGCCGTGGTCTGCTCCAGGCAGCTCTTGCAATCGAGTTCATCCAAATCAGGGGTGCACATAAGAAGTGCATGTATTGTTTGGGAGTCTTGGGCAGTCTCACTTCCCACAGCAAATTTGCGAGTAGAACTTCCTGCTGCGGCGAGGTTTTTTAGCCTCTCTAACAAGGGACGTAGAACCTGTGTGAACCCATCTACATCTGAGGGGTTTCGTGTGTTGTAGAAGGAATATAAAGGGTTGGCTTCCAAAACACCAAATATATATCTGTTGGAGTATCGAACCATACATTTCGCGTACCATATGATCGCCTCCTTCTGGTTTGGACAATACTGCAATAGATCGTGACTTGACGCATTTACACAACGTCGGCATTCGTCTGTCCCAATGTCTCCTCTACAAAGTGCATTCGCGTTTACTTGGTCGGAATTTTCTCCGACGGATAAATTATAAAACCCGTATCTGATTTTGGTATTGGAAGACATAGACGCCAGGACGGTGTTGAGATTTACTCTGTATGTACTGTTACTGGTGTAGTTACCCTAGCCTTATCTGAGCAGACATAGGGATCTTGCGCTAACGTGACAGCAAACAGATGCATGATCAGAATTAGGCAGGAGGAGAAAAGTAGTCTTGAACAGCACATCTTCGCTGTTTCTCTCTTTAGTCTTCAAGttgatatatatgcatatatactaGTAACGGGGCcacgtccaagggacgttcgcgaagtgtagaaaatgtatatgataattatttatatatatatagatgcattataagaaagttaaaaaaaaaaaaaaagaaaaaaaagaaaaaacaaagcaatATTATGTATCAAATATTGGTCCACTCGTCTGCGTACATGTTGAAATCCCTCTGATGATACCAAAGATCAAGAAGACGCTTGGTACTTCATCTTACAAGatttgtttataaattataCGGTATTCTCTATTTCCTGTGtctcattcatttttctttgttcgattttcataaaaattagtACTTATTCATAGGTTTAGAGGCTCTTacattccttttttctttctaaaaagtAAGTAAGAACTGTtcctaaatatattattattattttatcccACCAAGTCcacaaagattaaaaaatttaaaaaaaaaaaaactctaccCGGCAATACCCCATTGgccttataaatatatagatgcattataaaaaagttaaaaaataaaaaaatcatcgtGTATCAAATGCTTGTCTATTCATCCCGCGTGCATGTTAAAATCTCTCTGACGATACTGAAAACCAAGAACCTACTTGATACTTCGTCTTACAAGATTTGTTTACAAGATCTTGCGCTAAGGACTGCctcattcatttcttttatctttttaagaactattcttaaatatattattattattttccccCCACCAATTCCACAATGATTAGCAGCCCAAGTTCCCGAACCAGAAATTTGGGCTGCTTCTGCGTTGAATAAAGCGCCCAAAACTCACATAATTGAACATAAAACAAGAAGTGAAGACTGAAGATTGGAAAGATCATCTAACTAATTCAAGACAAGGAAAATTAGCAGCAATTTGCCGCGTGAATACTGGCTGAGCAAAGGATGTTGCGAGTTATATTATTGTGTATGTTCTTagaaatatgaattttttttttatataggtttcatattaatttatttttttcaaaacgactgcacgccgactgtatttatcgactgcaaaaatcatttctattattattattattatgacttTTGATCAACAACTCTTTTTTATGACTTGACCAGATCAACCAtcttaataataaatcaaattatatatgataatgGCCAAACGACAAAGATCAGAAGTAAATCTTCCATGACGAATCCTGGGGGTAAACGTACCATTCACGAATGTGGACAATTAGTTGATGTTATGATCATATACCTGTAGAAAGTATGGACATGTTGATATGTATATGTTAAGTTTGATCAGGACCCTACatgattaatattaaatattaaattatttttctaaattcttacgcatatattaaataatttaatttttttaaatcttaaaataataataatgttaaaaactaatattttaataatattttattcaacttttaattttaatctcgaTTCATCTTATCTAAACTCACgggtttgtttttaaaaatgagattaaatgaattgagttaagataaaaattaaaaattaaatgaaatatttttaaaatatattttttaatgttattatcattttaaaattaaaaaaattaaattatttattttattttatataaaaatttgaaaaaattataatattatacaatataaaattagaATAGTTGCGAACAAAAAGACATCCTGACCTGTGCCGACACACTCAACATCTCTCACAAACGTCTCTCTCTATGTCTCAGTCTGTTCCatacccctctctctctctccgttccTGGTTAAGTTCCAAAGCATGAAGACCACAAAGGAAGCTCCCTAAAGCCATAATAGTTTCAACAAAgttgtatttatgttttttttttcctgtttttgcCTTCATTTCTGTTTCCGCTGGGTTGAAGTAATAAACACCATGAATAAATACTCTCATGTCTTGTTTCCTTCCCCGTAGCAAAACTGAGCTTAAGATTCAAAATTTCCCTCGTTACCCACCAGAGGACAAGAATCACAAAAGATAAAACCATTAATATCTAGATTTTTATAAACAGCCATTGCCATTCAAAGAAACTTCCAGCCTCCCTCTTTTGAGGCCAGCGACAAACTCCATTTTAGTTCAGCAAATACTAGGATCCAGGAGAACCACACACGAAAGGGGACGAGctaggaaaacaaaaagaattcgCAAGAAAGTGCGAGAAGATAACTGAGAGAACACTCAGAGAAGGGGAAAAATGTAGAGAAATAGACAGAGCCTCAGAAATCATCCAAGAAGCTTCAAGGAAATAAACGAGTCCTTACTGAGAAGGATGCAGGAGCACTAAGAGGCAACATAGCACTAAGATATGGCAAAAGACAGTCTGCAGCAGAGATGATTGTACATACTGCTGCCATGCCTTAGCCACGCACCACAAGAACTGACACTCCAGGAACTTTTGTCTATAGCACTCACACTCATGCATATATAGCAGAATTAGTTATTTGTATAGCTGGCAGATTTTGTacatttttattccttttagcAATGACAGCTGCAATAGgcagtgcatatatatatatatatatatatgacttcaaTGTACAGAGGATTGTAagaattcattttcattttcaatgagAATATACTCAAtctttaacatggtatcagagcctaggTCGAGACTCAACTCATCAATCCCTCTgcaattttctttcattcttagaaatatttgcagacCTCAATTTCTCACCCATCTTTCATAGTTTCCCTTTTCATCACCATGACAGATGATGATACAGAAACATAAACCATCCCTCACCACAATCCCTTTTCACCATCAGACAATCCAAACAGCCCATTCTACATACACCATAGTGATAACTCCCACTGTGGTTATTTCACCACCTCTTTCAAGACCCAACTTTTTATCATGGTAGAGATCCTTCACTCTTGCTATTTCCATCAAAAATAAGCTTGGCTTCCTTGATGGAAGCATCCCCACTCTATCTCATGATGACCCTCTATACATCCCATGGATGCGCTGCAACAACATTATCTTATCTTGGATCCTTAATTCTAT
This genomic window from Carya illinoinensis cultivar Pawnee chromosome 7, C.illinoinensisPawnee_v1, whole genome shotgun sequence contains:
- the LOC122316169 gene encoding cysteine-rich receptor-like protein kinase 26 produces the protein MAAVCTIISAADCLLPYLSAMLPLSAPASFSGNYTSNSTYRVNLNTVLASMSSNTKIRYGFYNLSVGENSDQVNANALCRGDIGTDECRRCVNASSHDLLQYCPNQKEAIIWYAKCMVRYSNRYIFGVLEANPLYSFYNTRNPSDVDGFTQVLRPLLERLKNLAAAGSSTRKFAVGSETAQDSQTIHALLMCTPDLDELDCKSCLEQTTAEVFSCCYGKQGGRYISPSCDLRYETYTFYDPIAEAPPPSLLPPSSPPTEGKEGNPSRTTIAIVVSAIGSLVLIIIGIFIFYSRVIKKTGEKVKSKFNNPNHAIH